The nucleotide window CATGTTCAACGGCAGTGAGTTTGTACATTTCCCCAAACTTAAGTACTTGGATCTATCCCGGAATAAGATCTACCTGCACTATGAGCATGCATTCAGTGAGCTAACAGAACTGGAGGTGTTGGACCTGAGTCATAATAATCATTACTTTGTGGTGGCAGGGCTAAACCACAGCTTAGCATTCGTGGAAAACCTTAGCTCTCTGAAGGTTTTGAACCTGAGCTGGAACGAGATCAGCACCCTCACTCATAACAACATCTCAAGCAGCTCCCTACAGGAGTTGGACTTCCAAGGCAACCGCCTAGACATCATGTGGAAAATATGCCAGAACTATGAACTTTTCAGAGCGCTCCAAAACCTGACTTCCCTGGATCTGTCATACAACAAGCTCCACCGTGTACCGCCTGAGGTCTACAAACACTTCCCCAAGACCCTGAGACGTCTGTCTCTGAGTAAAAACCGACTAAAGGTCTTTGACTGGGAGAGGCTCACACAACTACCGCATCTGGAGGAGCTGGACTTGAGTAAGAACAAACTGGGGCAGGTGGCCTGTGCTTTAACCAGTTCACTAAAGTTTCTGGACCTGAGCCATAACAGGATTTCCCAGCTAGCGCCTGGTTTCCTCAGGGGCGCCAGGAGCCTGTATGTGCTGGACCTCAGCTTCAACCTGTTGGAGCTCATCAACCAGACCACGTTTGAGTCTGGAGCAGAGAACCACCTCCAGCAGCTGTCCCTACAGGGAAACCCGCTCCACTGCACCTGTGACCTGTTGGACTTCCATCTGTGGATGAGGAGCAATGAGGTGGAGCTCCCTCTGCTGGCCACTGAGGTGACATGCGACATGCCCGTGGAGAGGTGGGGCAAGTCTGTGTTGAGCTATGACATAGAGGAGTGTGTGAACGATGAAAACGCAATGACCTTCTGCATCATCACGTCATTTCTCATCATTCTCACTCTGTTGGTATCTCTCACAGCACACCTGTTCTACTGGGATCTCTCCTATATTCTGGACTACTGTGGGGCCAAGATGAAGCATCACCGTCGCTTAGTGCCCACAGACTTTATCTACGACGCCTTTGTCATGTATGACACCGCAGACCCGCTGGCTTCTGATTGGGTATTAAACCATCTAAGGGTCGAGCTagaggagtgtggagagaggaCACGATCCCTCTGCCTGGAGGAGCGTGATTGGACACTGGGTATGCCTGTCATGGATAACCTGTCCAATAGCGTGCGGCAGAGCAGGAAGACAGTGTTTGTGCTGACGGACGGCTTCCTGTTGCGTGATGTAGTCAAAATGGCTGCCCTGCTGGTGCAGCAGCGgctggtggaggagggggtggacTCCATGGTGCTGCTGCTACTGCAGCCCCAGGTCTTGCAACACTCACGCATCCTCCACCTGCGCAGGCGGCTCTGCAGGCGCAGTGTTCTGGAGTGGCCCGCGGATGCCAGTCCAGCTGCCCAGCGATGGTTCTGGCACCACCTGAAGAGAACCATTAGGAAAGATCAGATAGGCACTCACACATCCCTACACAGCACATACTTCACTGGGCGGTGAACCTACAGACATTAGAGAAACTTATGACTCGTACAAAGTAAAAGTTAAGGATATGTGTGACCTAAGACTACTGTATAATTTTGAATATTAAATGTGGAGAGAGCATAAAGACTGTGATGAAGGCAACATCGGCAATTTGCTGGCATCAAAGCACAGTGTGCGGTTCACCTGCACCCTCCCTAGGAGCGAGACTTCCCTGTGGCGCACCAAAGTTCCTAGTGCACTTGAGGCGTGAAATGTAATAAAACTGAGTTGACGTTCTCAATGTATTTTTATGTCTGATTTCTTTCTAAAGTTAATATAAAGAGCTGAACATGTTGATATGACTCTCTGTAGGCCTATTGCATGTTTTATGGTTTTTCCTTTTCAGAGACGTTGTCCTAATTTGATCGCCGGTCTGATGGCTGGTTGTTCCCATAATATTGCAAGGTGATTTGGTTAGAAGAGAGTTGCGATGTTTTCCTTCTTTTGTTTCGGCCACCAGAGTGATGCTAATTTAATGTTGAGGATATTGTAATTTGAGTTTCGTCCGGGATGGTTTAAAGGAGAATGTTTTGCCATGTTCAAATGTAATTATTGTATTTTCCAAGCTCCTAGCTATACCTGCGTATGGCTATACATGCTGTATTGTTGTTATCTTAGACTTTTTGACCTTTTACCTAGATGACTTATACGGTTTCTTCTTTTAGATAATTGCATCTTATTGGATTTATTGTAATACATGTTTTTTTCATTTTAAATTGATACATGACTGCAGTCCTCATATTTCAGAGCGATACTTATTAACTGTTGATGTGGCTTATTGGTAAAAATGAATTACAGACATTGTATTCTTttagatacacacactgatacctcTGCTTTAAACTGACTTAACTATTTATTACTAGACTATGATTGCAAGGATCAGCTCATGGTTCTAGCCTCTTAAACATGTCATTATGAAGCCAGATTAATTAGGTTAGAATTGCTCATACCCTAATTCTGTCATCCTCAGCAAGTTGGAGTGGATTTTCATCCGATACAAGCATGCAACAGTGTGATTGAATATTTGTAATATTATGATGAGGGCCAATGAATATGATGGGACACATACAATCATGCATGAAACATGATAATAATTATGACCATATATTCATATAAGCCAGAAAGGCCTATCATGTACATGCACTTATAAATAGAGGGTGAATTGTCCTGTTCCTGAAATCTGCttctgcattcatcccagtcatcaacAGACAGAGCATTGGGGaaggtgcatgtctgacatcagTGTGTGCACAATTACAATGATAATTTAATAtggtacatttaaaaaatatatgaataaCATAGGTGTACTGTTGACACgtaggctatggtgtaatggaatgttttgccttgtgtgataggttttgtgggttataacaggttatgacacgttttgtcagctgttatgacatattatatCATGGTTAGGACCATTGGGTGTCAAGTGTTACCCAATTATTCGTAATTTCTCTTAGTCAAgctgtgaatttcaaacacagattcaaccacaaagaccagggaggttttccaatgcatcgcaaagaagggcaccttaaaaacttacccagaaagactcacagctgtaatcactgccaaacaTGATTCTAACATATATTGAgtcaggagtgtgaatacttatgtaaatgagatatttcctTATTTCATTTTCAttgaatttgtaaaaatgtcagaAAACATGTCttcaccttgtcattatggggtattgtgtacccaaaagggttctacctgaaatgaaaaaagggttttacctggaacgaaaaagggttctcctatggggacagccggagaaccattttggaaccctttttttgttAGAGTGTAGATATTCAATGCTTCTTCTGAAAAAAGTCTttaaaaaggaatagtttcaccatattaaaatgagGGCTCAGTTCACGTAACAGGATTGACCTAAAGGGTTGATGTAAATGAATATCtaatgaaataaataatcatTTTCAGAAATGACTTTGCCAAAGCAACAAAATAAGTAGGGCTgtacaatgatggtgaaacttAGAGAAATGTATATTATGttatataaaatgtatttatattataCAGAAAACCATGCATCCCTTACAAtaggctatgtgtgtgtgtatgtgtgtgtgggaatACATGTGGGTGTGTGGTGTCGTGTCTCTGGCTTgtcattaaatgtgaagactgttattttatcaaatcaattctctgtaattattattacgtgattaaactaatcatgtaaatttAAATAACTAGGAAGTCAGGGCACCACGGAAAAtgttcagattacaaagttataattttctgAATAAAACTcatcagatattttaatatctgttcaattagtcttctattaatgaattctttacctcacgtcagtctcattccaaatgtcgtAAAATTCTTGgctatctgcacgaacccagccttTACTATAAATTATCCATACACCAATTGGCTCAATTATTTACTTACTAACTAATTAACAATTACAGAATATACAATACATAATCACATTATACAGTAAAACAACATCCCTAGTGGACTAAACAAGACAATGTGGTCATAACAAGGTCAattcagagagaagagaaggggggttTGGAAGGAAGGCTAAGGAGCATTGGTCTCTATCGGACCTGGGAAGCTATACATATGCCACTAACGATCATTCATTCGGAAAAGTAATGCATTGTATTTACGTGACACTGGCTCCGATAGTTGAGTTGGTGATGTGAGACTCTGGTTTGCCCAGTCTATGTCGCCATGTTCTTTGTGGAATTATCCGGGTTGTCGTGTGAGAGGTTCACGTGGTCTAAGAGGTTCATCTCACTCCGGAGATTTGTCCTCGTCAGTCAGTGTTCTCATACTAGATTTGTGCATATGTTCAGCTGCAGTCTGTTATATGCTAGTTTAGTATGCACTTATTTAGGTCATCAATAGTTCAGAGTTCATACCTGTAGCAAGCTCTCACGTTTCCTGGCCTGCGTAGTTGAAATGAGCCCTTTTCAACAGTGACTTTTGGTCACGGGGGCTTTTATAGAAATGTAGAAAAGGGGTTGGTTCATCATTTCCAACCAATGTCTATTCACTTGGGCGTGGCTACTGACTTAGTTCAACTTTACAGGGAAGACAATTTTCTCATTTTAAAGGTATGTTTTCAATTTCACCCAGGCTAGCGTTTTGCTCTGACCCTTATTAAGTGATCCTAGCATAAATCCTAATTGGATGTTCCGttgtactgtacatgtgtgtTTATGCTTACACAAGCGCACATGTCAAGGGAAGAAAACCAAGTATTCTGGTAGACTATAACTTGTTCAGAATGAGTCTGACATAGTCAGGCAGTTTTCAGTTCAATGCCTGGGGGTCAGTCAGAATTGGTATCAATGGAGTCTGTAGTGGTTTTACTACAAGTCACTGTGTACCCCCcgaatacatttttggggctgcctctcgggcttccaatCGCGCTGCCGTGCTGCTTCCTCATACCACcgccagcctgtgcccagggtcccttgccgtccagaatctcctcccatgtccttggtcctttggtggtgggtgattctgtaacggtcgtcgtcggtggaagaaggtgaggaccaaggtgcagcgtggtatgtgtccatatttattaaatgaacacagaaataacaaaataacaaagagaaacgaccgaaaacagttctggctggtgcagacacacaacagaaaacagaaaacgaacacccaccaaatacaggtggaaaaaggctacctaagtatgattctcgcctcccgggtggtgcattggttaagggcgctgtactgcagcgccagctgtgccaccagagaatCTGGGTTCGCGCCCTggctctgttgtaaccggccgcaaccgggaggtccgtggggcgacgcacaattggcctagcgtcgtccgggttagggagggtttggccggtcggaatatccttgtctcattgcgcaccagcgactcctgtggcgggccgggcgcagtgcgcgctaaccaaggtttccaggtgcacagtgtttcctcagacacattggtgtacggctggcttccaggttggatgtgcgctgtgttaagaagcagtgcgtctTGGTTGGGTtctgtatcggaggacgcatgactttcaaccttcgtctctcccgaacccgtacgggagttgtagcaatgagacaagatagtaaacaaatggataccacgaaattgaggagaaaaaggggtaaattattattatttcttttaaagtatgattctcaatcagagacaactaacgacacctgcctctgattgaaaaccataccaggccaaactcaaaaacaccatagaaaaacaaacatagactgcccaccccaactcacgccctgaccatactaaaacaaagacaaaacaaaggaactaaggtcagaacgtgacagggtctggctcccaagtgaatgggcctatgccctcccatggctgtgcccctacCCAGTCATGGAAAATCCATAAATTATGGCCtaaattaactaggcaagtcagttaagaacaaattcttatttacaatgatggcctaggatcagtgggttaacgtccttgttcaggggcagaatgacagatttgtatcttgtcagctcagggattcgatctatcaacctttcggttactggcacaatgctctaaATACTAGGCTACCTATCACCCCAATTGATTATAACTCAGAAAAACTTTTAAAATGTTTgcatgttgcctttatatttttgtcTATCATGAAATGCTCTTACTAGCCTGTTCTTCTTTTCACAAGTAGATGGCGGTAAGGGACTATAGTATCGTCATTTTCTGTAAGAAGGTTCATTTGGCCAGTAGGACTTTCATCAGAACCAATTTTTGGACCAAATGTCAAAAGTGAATGTGGAAGAGCGACCATAAGGGTGGAAACACAGCAAAGGAGGGGTTGAAGGTCCATAATGTAGCAACTCTTTAAGAATGGGACATTATAATGAAATTGCAACAGTTGTGGAAACTGTAGGCCTATCCTCTCCAAAAATAATGAAATTGCCCCAACACTGATCGAAGGTCAGTTATGTTTTTCGGGTTTGCATTTGGGATTTTGGATTTGAGAAGCTGATCCGAGATCTGTAGCCTATCTATATGAACTCAACTCAGCAACATGAGGAAGGATGAACTAATGCGCGATTGTACGCACATCCCAATAAGTTTATTATGGCGAGGCTCCTTTAAGAGCGCTGAGACACGAAGCAGCTGTTCATACTAGAAAGTGGAGGAGGAGACCATAGAAATGAACGCACTGGGAGGATGACAGCTTTTAGCCGCTGCTGTAACCCTGAACCTCTGACACCCATATGAACCGTCAGCGAGAGGACCACTAACCCAGCCCGCATCCTCTATCCTGAGCAAAAAGCGAGGGGCCGTGGGCGGAGGGTTCCTTATGATTTCTCAGTTTTCATAGACGCTATTTCTCTAACACCATGGTGCTGGGCAAGGTGAAAACTTTAGCGGTCTACTTCGACTATCTGAACGACAACAACGTCCCCGTTTACTCCGGCGGGGATTCGGTCTCGGGGAGGGTGATAATCGAAGTCATCGGCGAGGTTCGCGTCAAAACGTTGAACATAACCGCCGGAGGCGTAGCCAAGGTGCGGTGGACCGAGTCCCGGAACGCCGGAGCCAACACTGCCTACACTCAGAATTACACCGAGGAGGTGGAATACTTAAACCATAGCGACAcgttaataggagaggagagaggtaagggacaaccacatcataatTACGCATTCATTCTCACAGAGATGTGCTGGCAAACTTGAAATTGGGTATATATGGAAAGGCCTAGTTCCGGTTGTTCTGAATTTTCAGATTCCAGCTATGTTATGGAGCTCTGTCATTGCTGGTAATTATAGCCTACGCCATTTGTAGGTTACATGACTGACGATGGGTTAAATTTGTCATAAACTgcgtaacacacacatcacacattctTTGGAACAAATTCCAGTTCTTTGTCAGGTGGGATAGTGGTCCTGATGCGACAAAGGATAGGTTTTCTGCATCCAATTTAGGCTGTTTAATACGCCAGATCCGACATAAATATTTGCTCAATTGATGTCTTATGACACATGTGTTTTATTGTGTTTTATTCGAATTGAAGTTTGTAAAAGCCTTCTCTGCGTTTTATTTAGCGAGTTAAGAAACCTCAATGTTGTCAAAATGTGACACGAGCGAGGGCTAATCTAACTAAAAGCCGTTAAAGTTAGAATATTTTTTTTAGGTTTATTACTGCTTTTGTTTTATAATTTTATCAATAACGTTGTTTCACTTATGACAACCTGAAGTTTACTCCCTTTGTTAGAAGCGGTTCAAACCTGATCACAAACTGGCCGAGGGAATGGGGCGCGTGGGGgggactccggcagctcaggacaggcgggagactctggcagctcaggacaggcgggagactccggcagctcaggacaggcgggagactccggcagctcaggacaggcgggagactccggcagctcaggacaggcgggagactccggcagctcaggacaggcgggagactccggcagctcaggacaggcgggagactccggcagctcaggataggagggagattccggcagctcaggacagacgtctggcagcactggacaggcgggagcacctgtaggaaggagacggagagacagcctgaaggtggcaccggatagaccggaccgtgaaggcgcatTGGAGGTCTCGAGCagcctgcccaaccctacctggttgaatgctccctatagccaggccagtgcagcgaggtggaatagcccacaCTGGGTTGTGCTGGTGTTGGTGTTTCATACTGGAGAGGGAATGCAAAACAACGACGCTGGACAGAGTGGAATCAGGTGTATCAAAAAGGCAGTTTATTGGTCAAAGTTATCTTGTCCTGCCGTTTATCGTGCACGGACCTAAGGAATGTGACTCTTGTGAGGAGTCAGAATAATTAGGCTGCTCAGCCAGAGTTTACAGCAGAATGTATACACAGAATAATGTAGGTGGAGTCTCGTCGTGTTGGTCTTCTGACCGGTCCTGAAGAGTTGGAGGCGGGCCTTGCTCTAGCCAGAGCGGGCCCCCTTGGTGCACAGCAAAGTCCTTTGCTCTTGGCACCTGACCAGTAGGGGGGGTGGAGTGTGAGTGTACAGTGCTTCATGAGATGTTTGTGTGTCAAGGAACGTAAGATAGGGGAAACTAGCAGTGTCTGCTTTAGGCGCAGGTGTTTCATGTTTATGCAGGAGTGCATGAAAGGGTCAATGTCAGTGAGATAGCTTGGCACTTCTAAGCTCGCTATTGTTGCAGGATGCTCTTTGTAGGGGAGTAATATTTGCGTGATGGCAGCTGTGTGTCCTTCGGATAATCATGTTATTGCACACAGGCTCTAGACTTGACTGTAACCAGAGCTTTGGTCTGCTAGTAACGCTTTATTAGATTATTTATATAAcactggcgaaccggggacaccgtgcgtagggctggtgccatgtaccccggcctgaggagacgcactggagacgaGATGcactgagccggcttcatggcacctggctcaatgcccactctagcccggccgatacgaggcgctgcaatgtaccgcaccgggctatgcacgcgcactggggacaccgtgcgcctcacggcataacatggtgcctgcccggtccctctctctccacggtaagcacggggagtgggCTCAGGtgtcctacctgacttagccacactccctgtgtgccacccccccgaatacatttttggggctgcctctcgggcttccaaccgcgctgccgtgctgcctcctcataccaccgcctctcggctttcgctgcctccagctcagccttggggcggtgatattctccagcctgtgcccagggtcccttgccgtccagaatctcctcccatgtctagGAGTCCTGcgatcgctgctgctgctgctgcccgttaccacgctgcttggtcctttggtggtgggtgattctgtaacggtcgtcgtcggtggaagaaggagaggaccaaggtgcagcgtggtatgtgtccatatttattaaatgaacacagaaataacaaaataacaaagagaaacgaccgaaaacagttctggctggtgcagacacacaacagaaaacagaaaacgaacacccaccaaatacaggtggaaaaaggctacctaagtatgattctcgcctcccgggtggc belongs to Oncorhynchus keta strain PuntledgeMale-10-30-2019 chromosome 9, Oket_V2, whole genome shotgun sequence and includes:
- the LOC127931811 gene encoding uncharacterized protein LOC127931811 isoform X1, encoding MRLHGPVYPVPPSGCLSVSFLQVLPPVQCCQTSVLSCRNLPPILSCRSLPPVLSCRSLPPVLSCRSLPPVLSCRSLPPVLSCRSLPPVLSCRSLPPVLSCQSLPPVLSCRSPPHAPHSLGQFVIRSVLFSCGCVSPSSLSLPSSCKVPQPASPGTPTPVKSSYGGTVPTWASGCPNRHRLSVCRADSSFSRPVCGIEVWSCGPLCHRGAAPASPR
- the LOC127931811 gene encoding uncharacterized protein LOC127931811 isoform X4, with product MKHQHQHNPVWAIPPRCTGLAIGSIQPGAPACPVLPDVCPELPESPSYPELPESPACPELPESPACPELPESPACPELPESPACPELPESPACPELPESPACPELPESPACPELPESPPRAPFPRPVCDQLAARRGSADSQV
- the LOC118373126 gene encoding toll-like receptor 8, whose translation is MKEHWLPLSPTFQRLLFILVLLCLSLSCSGRTWAQRKLPCDVISLNQSESFDCSDRKLLQVPQDISRNATRLDLSSNRIKKLSGTSFRNLRNLTRLDLSNNFHPQKHPLTIENQTFSMLDQLKELLLDSNGLSAVPSALPSKLRFLSLKFNCIKTIRPNDFMHVRLLETIHLIGNCDYESVCNGLVIENRTFSHLTNLASLSLSNNRLIGVPQFLPPSLQQLKLKQNTITHIHQHDLSGLTSLRLLGLSGNCPVCSNTPFFCSPCNTPNGALQIHPYAFRKLSKLQELRLSGNSLDHLQSSWFENLTNLRYLYLSFNRLAGEIANGDFLSVLPGIEVMDLSYNHPGQSSYSHNLKLSRNFSNLTSLKTLHLENYVFSTLHKNDLNPLYNLSHLSVLNLGTNFIHQTNLSLFGMFHNLSSVGLSENKFAFLSKKEDVLSTCGCSCGYELNRDRFGPYVHKDRLYRQHLPTIKPKCIAYGPVLDLSRNNIFHINPDMLQGLDKTVCLNLSSNSIGDMFNGSEFVHFPKLKYLDLSRNKIYLHYEHAFSELTELEVLDLSHNNHYFVVAGLNHSLAFVENLSSLKVLNLSWNEISTLTHNNISSSSLQELDFQGNRLDIMWKICQNYELFRALQNLTSLDLSYNKLHRVPPEVYKHFPKTLRRLSLSKNRLKVFDWERLTQLPHLEELDLSKNKLGQVACALTSSLKFLDLSHNRISQLAPGFLRGARSLYVLDLSFNLLELINQTTFESGAENHLQQLSLQGNPLHCTCDLLDFHLWMRSNEVELPLLATEVTCDMPVERWGKSVLSYDIEECVNDENAMTFCIITSFLIILTLLVSLTAHLFYWDLSYILDYCGAKMKHHRRLVPTDFIYDAFVMYDTADPLASDWVLNHLRVELEECGERTRSLCLEERDWTLGMPVMDNLSNSVRQSRKTVFVLTDGFLLRDVVKMAALLVQQRLVEEGVDSMVLLLLQPQVLQHSRILHLRRRLCRRSVLEWPADASPAAQRWFWHHLKRTIRKDQIGTHTSLHSTYFTGR
- the LOC127931811 gene encoding IgA FC receptor-like isoform X3 produces the protein MKHQHQHNPVWAIPPRCTGLAIGSIQPGAPACPVLPDVCPELPESPSYPELPESPACPELPESPACPELPESPACPELPESPACPELPESPACPELPESPACPELPESPACPELPESPPRAPFPRPVCDQRAAAAIVGAANLMNFHT
- the LOC127931811 gene encoding IgA FC receptor-like isoform X2, translated to MKHQHQHNPVWAIPPRCTGLAIGSIQPGAPACPVLPDVCPELPESPSYPELPESPACPELPESPACPELPESPACPELPESPACPELPESPACPELPESPACPELPESPACPELPESPPRAPFPRPVCDQISFIQLWLCLPFIAVTTV